A part of Phoenix dactylifera cultivar Barhee BC4 chromosome 2, palm_55x_up_171113_PBpolish2nd_filt_p, whole genome shotgun sequence genomic DNA contains:
- the LOC103719443 gene encoding DNA primase small subunit — protein sequence MTKEEALVERDGMQIDGGGPESRQVRAGPAGFNADYLKIYYGKLFPCADIYKWLSYGNDGKHPACDHSYFGRREFSFTLENDIYVRFQSFNNANEMENAIKEKCPFKIDFGPVYSVDPAKRHAYAQAGNNVFTPVERELIFDIDMSDYDDVRYCCSGADVCLDCWPLMTIAIKVLDSALRDDFGFNHILWVYSGRRGVHCWVCDARARRLSNEQRASIADYFRVYKGGENNSKKVTLTGPVLHPFLARTYTDVLRGFFEEKLLCSQKLLESEERCQKILELIPDESIAAEILDRWQGNRRSSISKEDVNKARWEQLKHILQTGKQKAQGLRRCVEEIIFSYTYPRLDMEVSKHMNHLLKAPFCVHPKTGRVCVPIDPDNCDDFDPTTVPTLSELFEELNMSGMRAESENEWERTSLGKSIRFFRSSFLHPLLKSCKEEMESSYSAKLQQSRNSLSW from the exons ATGACTAAAGAAGAAGCTTTAGTTGAAAGAGATGGCATGCAAATTGATGGAGGCGGTCCAGAGAGCCGACAAGTTAGGGCAGGCCCTGCAGGGTTTAATGCTGATTATCTCAAAATTTACTATG GAAAGCTATTTCCATGTGCTGATATATATAAGTGGCTGTCCTATGGAAATG ATGGAAAGCATCCAGCATGCGACCACTCATATTTTGGTCGAAGAGAGTTTTCGTTCACTCTAGAAAATGACATATATGTGCGCTTTCAATCATTCAATAATGCAAATGAAATGGAGAATGCTATCAAAGAGAAGTGCcccttcaaaatagattttggaCCTGTCTATAGTGTAGAT CCTGCAAAAAGGCATGCATATGCACAGGCAGGGAATAATGTTTTTACACCTGTAGAAAGGGAGCTTATTTTTGACATT GATATGTCGGATTACGATGATGTGCGATACTGCTGCTCTGGGGCTGATGTCTGCTTGGACTGCTGGCCCTTAATGACCATTGCTATCAAGGTTTTGGATAGTGCACTTAGAG ATGATTTTGGTTTCAACCACATATTATGGGTATATAGTGGACGTCGAGGTGTCCATTGTTGGGTATGTGATGCAAGGGCAAGAAG GCTCAGCAATGAACAGAGGGCATCAATTGCTGACTATTTCCGAGTTTACAAG GGTGGTGAAAATAATTCGAAGAAAGTAACTTTAACAGGACCAGTTCTTCATCCTTTTCTTGC AAGAACCTATACAGATGTTCTAAGGGGCTTTTTTGAAGAGAAATTGCTTTGCAGCCAAAAACTACTAGAATCTGAAGAGAGATGTCAGAAGATTCTTGAACTTATACCTGACGAAT CTATTGCTGCTGAGATTCTTGACAGGTGGCAAGGAAATCGAAGGTCCTCCATTTCTAAAGAAGATGTTAATAAAGCTCGATGGGAGCAATTAAAACACATTTTGCAGACAGGAAAGCAAAAG GCACAAGGGCTTCGTAGGTGTGTAGAAGAGATTATTTTCTCTTATACCTACCCTAGACTTGACATGGAG GTCTCGAAACACATGAATCATTTGCTGAAGGCGCCCTTTTGCGTCCACCCAAAAACAG GCCGTGTCTGTGTTCCCATTGATCCTGACAATTGTGATGACTTTGATCCTACAACCGTCCCAACCCTTTCTGAG CTTTTTGAAGAACTTAACATGAGTGGAATGCGAGCAGAGTCTGAGAACG AATGGGAAAGAACTTCTCTTGGCAAGTCAATTAGATTTTTCAGATCATCCTTTCTGCACCCACTGTTAAAATCTTGCAAG GAGGAGATGGAAAGCTCATACAGTGCAAAGCTCCAACAATCGAGAAATTCCCTGAGCTGGTAG